Proteins from one Peromyscus eremicus unplaced genomic scaffold, PerEre_H2_v1 PerEre#2#chr22_unloc_1, whole genome shotgun sequence genomic window:
- the LOC131900762 gene encoding olfactory receptor 10H28 has product MPGQNYSTMSEFILFGFSAFPQQMLPALFLLYLLMYLFTLLGNLLIMAAVWTERRLHTPVYLFLCALSISEILFTVVITPRMLADLLSTHRSITFIACANQLFFSFTFGYTHSFLLMAMGYDRYVAICRPLHYHVLMSLQGCARLVAWSWAGGSLIGVTVTLIIFHLTFCESNVIHHFLCHVFSLLKLACGERTAFATIVVILVCVTPLIGCLVLIVLSYIFIVAAILRIPSPEGRHKTFSTCVSHLTVVIVHYGFASIIYLKSRGPHSLYTDTLMSTTYTVFTPFLSPIIFSFRNKELKNAINKSFHRNFCQQSS; this is encoded by the coding sequence ATGCCTGGTCAGAACTACAGCACCATGTCAGAATTTATCCTCTTTGGCTTCTCAGCCTTCCCGCAGCAGATGTTGCCCGCCCTCTTCCTGTTGTACCTGCTGATGTATCTGTTCACACTCCTGGGGAACCTACTCATCATGGCTGCTGTCTGGACAGAACGCAGACTCCACACACCCGTGTACCTCTTCCTGTGTGCCCTCTCCATCTCTGAGATTCTCTTCACTGTTGTCATTACCCCTCGAATGCTGGCTGACCTGCTGTCCACTCATCGATCCATCACATTTATAGCTTGTGCTAaccaattatttttttccttcacatttgGCTACACTCATTCCTTCTTGCTCATGGCCATGGGTTATgatcgctatgtggccatctgccgCCCCCTGCATTACCATGTGCTCATGAGCCTTCAAGGCTGTGCTCGTCTTGTGGCCTGGTCTTGGGCTGGTGGTTCACTCATTGGGGTGACAGTGACATTAATAATTTTCCACCTCACCTTCTGTGAATCTAACGTGATCCATCACTTTCTCTGTCATGTGTTTTCCCTCTTAAAGTTGGCCTGTGGAGAAAGGACAGCCTTTGCCACCATTGTTGTGATCCTGGTGTGTGTCACACCCCTCATAGGATGCCTGGTCCTTATTGTCCTTTCCTATATCTTCATTGTGGCTGCCATCTTGAGAATCCCCTCTCCTGAGGGCCGGCACAAGACATTCTCCACATGTGTATCTCATCTAACTGTGGTGATTGTGCACTATGGCTTTGCCTCCATCATCTACCTCAAGTCCAGAGGACCCCATTCACTTTACACTGACACCCTCATGTCCACCACCTATACAGTCTTCACCCCCTTTCTTAGTCCAATTATTTTCAGCTTCAGGAATAAGGAGCTGAAGAATGCTATTAAtaaaagcttccacaggaattTCTGTCAACAAAGTTCCTAA